The Rosa rugosa chromosome 3, drRosRugo1.1, whole genome shotgun sequence sequence ATCTCAAAGTGTTCAGATTCGTGGAGGGTATGTTATGGCGTTGGAATGGAAAGAACTAGTTTCCTTtcagaaaaggaaacaaaatgaACTAGTCTAGATTGACTATTTTTGGGGCTTCGGTTTGGAAAAGCtggcaagctcaagctttgttCCACCCGTGATTACGACTGTCCAAATTCGAACATATCTAAGTTGTTATACAGTCTAATATCTCACTGATCTCGATCAGGCATTCTTTATGTCTTAATTGATCACTTAGTCATTCAGATTACTTTACAGAGATTTGACCAAAATTAAGTTTATCCTGCCCTGAGGTCACTAAACAGTAGCAGATGAAAAGGACATATTACTGCCCGAATCCAAAAGATTATGTAGGATTGTTCTATAGGAAGACAAGACTCGCACAAGCAATAATGTACAAAAAGATATTGTTAATTAAGTAATGTTTCTTTACATGTATGGAAATCTCCTATAAATTAACGCAATGCCCCAATAATGCACGACAAGTAAAAATGAACGTATGTACATATTGTTTCCTTCATTCAGTAGTTCTTTTGGGTAATGAAATGAGAAATTATTAGGTGGTTCTGAACCATAGTACACGTGGTGGTCCGGATTGATGTTATTGACTCATacaatttgtgtttgttttttattagttttttaatttaatttttcttttattttttcacccCAACATGATTCCTACAAAATTGAAGTGATGTTGTTGGCTTTGACCACACTTCTAGAGGCTAGAGACCGCAAAATATAATTAAAGGTAATGTATGTTATACGTGCCTGATTAAGTAGAAAAGTCTAAACCTTCAAGAAGATGcttacagatatatatatatatatataggtaatGTATGTTATACGTGCCTGATTAAGTAGAAAAGTCTAAACCTTCAAGAAGATGcttacagatatatatatatatatatatatataggtaatGTATGTTATACGTGCCTGATTAAGTAGAAAAGTCTAAACCTTCAAGAAGATGcttacagatatatatatatatataggtaatGTATGTTATACGTGCCTGATTAAGTAGAAAAGTCTAAGTCTGAACCTTCAAGAAgatgcttatatatatatatatatatatatatatatatatatatatgccggCAATAGTCTAAACATAACAGCTGTCAGAATACAAAGAAAATGGGCTTGCAGTGATAAGGTCAGTTATTGATGAGGACACCCTCAacgggatgaaatctgctgtcctcAAAAACCATGTGCCAAGTCTGTCTCCATATTCTGATTGGTCCATTAAgattagaaaatgaaagaaagattaagataatgatttttttaatcattctaAGCCAATCAAAACATGGGGATAGTGTTGGGAGAGGGTTtttgggacagcagatttcatcccaCCCTCAACAGTAtcgctagttttttttttttttttaataacaacaCTAGCGCTAGTTGTTATTACGCTTTAGAATGCTTTCGTTTTGTGCCCTCACGCATTTACTATCCACTCTCCACCTCCATATCAGAAAACCCAGAACTTATCGATCAGCATGGCTTTGGCTGAATCATATATCCTGAACGAACAACATGTTGCAGTCCTCGCGAGCCCTGGAATGGGACACATAGTCCCACTTCTCGAGTTTGCGAAACGCCTCGTCGTCCACCATGGTTTCCGCGTCAGCTTTCTCAACATCACCACCGAAGCTTCCCCCGCTCAAACTGACCTCCTCCACTCGCCCTCCCTCCCCTCCGGTCTCCACGTCATCGATCTCCCTCCTGCTGACGTGTCCTCCCTCGTGAACGACGAAATGCTGGTCGTGCACCGTCTCGGCGTCATCGTAGAGGAGAGCCTCCGGTGCCTGAAATCAGTCCTGATCCAGCTGGGAAAGCCCAAAGCCCTCATCATTGACTTGTTTTGCACACAGGGTTTCGACGTTGGCAAACAACTCTCCATTCCAGTCTTCACATTCTTCACTCCCTCAGCTGCTTTTTGTGCCTTCACGCTCTACCACCCCACCATGGACCATGAAGTGGAGGGTCAGTTCGTCGACCTACCGGAACCGGTTCAGGTCCCGGGTTGCACCCCGGTTCGAACCGAAGACCTGCTGGACCAAATTCGGAACCGGGAGAATGATGAGTACAGATACTACTTCGGTCACGTCCGCCGGTTGTGTGAGGCATCCGGTATTTTCTTAAACACATGGGAGGAGCTCGAACCGGTCCCTTTGAAAGCCATTAGAGAAAACCCGTTCTATCAGAAAATACTCACTCCTCCGGTCTACCCGGTCGGACCTCTCATAAAAGAGCACGAGCCGGTGACCGAAGCTGACGCTGAATGCCTGGCCTGGCTAGACCAACAGCCTCCAGACTCCGTACTATTCATCGTACTCGGCAGCGGCGGGACTTTGACAGCCGCGCAACTCACCGAGTTTGCGTGGGGCCTGGAGCTGAGTCAGCAGCGGTTCATATGGGTGGTACGTAAGCCGACCGACGCTAGTGCGTCAGCAACGTTCTTCAACGTGGGAGGGGATGCGAACGACCCCAAGTCTTATTTGCCGGAGGGTTTCGTGGAGAGGACACATGGAGTGGGGCTAGTGGTGCGTTCGTGGGCCAGCCAAGTGGCGATTCTCCGACACAGGTCCACCGGCGGGTTTTTGTCTCACTGCGGGTGGAACTCGTCGTTGGAGAGCATGACGTATGGGATTCCGATGATTGCGTGGCCGTTATACGCCGAGCAAAGGGCGAACGCGACCATGCTGGCGGAGGAGGTTGGAGTGGCAGTTAAGCCGGTTAAGGGTGACGGAAAAACGGTTATTGGGCGGGAGGAGATTGATAGGGTGGTGAGGTTGCTGATGGAAGGTGAAGAAGGGAAGGTGATGAGAAGCAAAGCAAAGAAGCTACAAGAGAGTGCGGCGAACGTGCTGAATAGTGATAGCTGTTCCTATAAGTCCCTTGCGAGAGTGACCAAACAATGGAAGGATCTAGCTGCGCCAATTTGAAGCAGATAATTAGGATATCAATAATAAACGCACATGCATGATTGAGTCGGTTGGTGCGTTCACGTGTTCATGTGTGGCGTCTGATTTGTATGCGTTCATGTGTTCTGtgcttgattagctagtttggCCATCTATGTTTTTGGGATCAAAACAATATTGTGCACTTATGTTGTGGATTGTTTTGCTGATTTATTCATGGGAAACTTCTTCATTATACATGCAACTCAAGGTGGTGGATGTGGTACTGAGTACCAACTCTAGTAAAGATGGTGAAGAAGTAATTGTCCCCTCAACTTAGTGCCTCCGCCTCTTAAATTTTTGAGCCAATTACATATAAGATTATTTTGGTGATGAGAAGCAAGGCAAAAAAGGTACAAGAACACGCTGAATAGTGGTGACGTATAATAGTCGTGACTCTTCTTATTAGTCCCTTTCTCGAGTCACCAAACAATGCAAGGATCTATTTAATTGCGCGCGCGCTGGTGTTTAGTACTGTTGTAGTGCATGCTGGTGTGACTTCTGATTTGTTTGCGTATATGTTCATCAGTTCATATTAAAATCATGGATCATACTATCTTATTAATTTTGTGGGTTTTTCTCAAGCAATATAACTTTTTTCTTGAATAGTTGTCCCTCAATTTAGCATCGCCACTTACATTTTCTAGTGTGCTATGAGTAGTGGTTCAAATTAGTCTTGATTTTCAACTTGTTACCAAAACGTTTGATGATGTATCGAGAAAAGTTTGATAGGCAAATGATgactttgagtttttttttttaacttctcCAGTCTTTTTAGGTGGTTGTCTGAAATCTAAATGGGGCCAGAAAGTTTTTCAGAGTTTGCCCAAGGTTGCTCTCTTTTGGCTTGTGGTATTCAAAACACAGGCACTGAAATTGACTGGTAGATCCACAATTTCAAGGATGCTTtcattttggcttttgactatTCAAAACAACATGCACTGGAAATTGACGGGTAGAACCACAATTTCCGAACAAAGATATCCTATGTATTGAAGTTTGTTTAGAGGACACTTATTAATGTATATAAAGCCATTTGAGAAAGTTTAGACTTAAAAATGTAACCCCACATCGATAGTAGATGAGCTCTCTAGTCTCTACAGCAACTTTTCTAATACTTGCAACTGTTATAAATATATCATTAATAAAAGGGTTTTTATCAGCTACGGGGTCTGAACTTTAGTGTACCGGACAAAATGGTACCTAAACTTATAAAGTGATCAATAAGGCACCCACACTTTCGAAAACACATTATCGAGGTACCTCCGTTATTTTTCCGTCACGACTCCGTTCCAAGAGATCACGTGTGGTTTCACGTGACTTTTTTTAACATAAATTACCGAAATACCCCTAAATAATGGTTATGTTGTTACTCCCTCCTTTTTCCCTCCCATTTCCCTCCCAACTTTCCCTCCAAACTTCATCACCATGGTCATACCCCTTGACTTTTACTCCACCAGATTACACACCCAACTTTCCCTCCAACTTCATCACCATGGTCATACCCCTTGACTTTTACTCCACCAGATTACACACAGAACGTCACCATCATCATCTTATAGCAATTTAAATGAGTAAGTATCTACTTACTGAATTTTAATTCATTGAGCAAACAAATATATCCAACACCTACAATTATAGGgcatcataaaaaaaaaaaaaccaaatgagCATCACCAAAAGCACTGTATGTATTTTCCATGTATGACCTATTTATATGGCTAGCCACCAAATTAGCAGACACATCAACGTTTATTTTCTCTGCTGCCAGAACATTATTCAAAGGATTATGCCAATTAGAGGGCCTTGGCACTATATCATCCAACTCAG is a genomic window containing:
- the LOC133738488 gene encoding anthocyanidin 3-O-glucosyltransferase 5-like, with the translated sequence MALAESYILNEQHVAVLASPGMGHIVPLLEFAKRLVVHHGFRVSFLNITTEASPAQTDLLHSPSLPSGLHVIDLPPADVSSLVNDEMLVVHRLGVIVEESLRCLKSVLIQLGKPKALIIDLFCTQGFDVGKQLSIPVFTFFTPSAAFCAFTLYHPTMDHEVEGQFVDLPEPVQVPGCTPVRTEDLLDQIRNRENDEYRYYFGHVRRLCEASGIFLNTWEELEPVPLKAIRENPFYQKILTPPVYPVGPLIKEHEPVTEADAECLAWLDQQPPDSVLFIVLGSGGTLTAAQLTEFAWGLELSQQRFIWVVRKPTDASASATFFNVGGDANDPKSYLPEGFVERTHGVGLVVRSWASQVAILRHRSTGGFLSHCGWNSSLESMTYGIPMIAWPLYAEQRANATMLAEEVGVAVKPVKGDGKTVIGREEIDRVVRLLMEGEEGKVMRSKAKKLQESAANVLNSDSCSYKSLARVTKQWKDLAAPI